Below is a window of Candidatus Spechtbacterales bacterium DNA.
CGCCGGCCCGCTTCGCCGAGGGAGTCGAGGCGAGCGGGCGTAGATTTTGTTACGGATCGTTGAATTTCAGGTTAGAATTCAAGTGCAACACCTTGCAATAAATAAAGTTTTATCGTATAATATTTCCAGTACATTTATAGGAAAGGGGACGGAAAATGAATATCATAGTACAGTCTGAATCTCTTCCATTGTCAGCAATGCTGGATAGGATAGAGTGGCATGAAAAAGCAGCGTGCAGAAACGAAGACAGTGATATATTTATTTCCAATGCCCAAAAAAATATTAAGGTAGCAAAGAGTATATGTAAAAAATGCGATGTCAAATTAGAATGTCTTAAAACAGAGTTGTCGTTTCCTGACGAACACAGCTCCGGAACATTCGGAGGACTCACTCTAGATGAAAGAAAAAAACTTAGGATA
It encodes the following:
- a CDS encoding WhiB family transcriptional regulator — its product is MNIIVQSESLPLSAMLDRIEWHEKAACRNEDSDIFISNAQKNIKVAKSICKKCDVKLECLKTELSFPDEHSSGTFGGLTLDERKKLRIKIQKTKKQHELAGIAPPSLNKLLESHM